One genomic segment of Pseudoalteromonas sp. GCY includes these proteins:
- the rdgC gene encoding recombination-associated protein RdgC: protein MWFSNLICYKFKQDVTYAQEDFEKALEQDIFRPCGSQDMTTFGWTKAFGKHGQMLSHFSQDSILVCAKREEKVLPAAVINEMVAEKIEQIEQQENRPVKKKEKDDIKENILATLLPQAFKKSSLQFAFIDQKSGWVIVNSASFNKAEELLALLRKSLGTLPVVPAFANYDLDLQLTHWLTEFSAPEGFAIGTDAELQEPDDNGAQVKLKQHDLSSDEIKTHLENGKRVTKLALDWRERVKFVLQNDGTLKRLSYAEALKDQNADIPKEDLAVKLDADFILVSEEIKELLEDLTKGLGDDEGLES from the coding sequence ATGTGGTTCAGTAACTTAATCTGCTACAAATTCAAACAAGATGTAACTTACGCACAAGAAGATTTCGAAAAAGCACTCGAGCAGGATATTTTTCGTCCTTGTGGTAGCCAAGACATGACCACTTTTGGCTGGACAAAAGCCTTCGGTAAACATGGTCAGATGCTTTCACATTTCTCACAAGACAGCATTTTAGTATGTGCTAAACGAGAAGAGAAAGTGCTACCAGCCGCCGTGATTAACGAAATGGTCGCCGAAAAAATTGAGCAAATAGAGCAGCAAGAAAATCGTCCAGTAAAGAAAAAAGAAAAAGACGATATTAAAGAAAATATCCTAGCCACTTTATTACCTCAAGCGTTCAAAAAATCGAGCCTACAATTTGCTTTTATCGACCAAAAATCAGGTTGGGTTATTGTAAATAGTGCCAGCTTCAATAAAGCGGAAGAACTACTTGCACTACTGCGTAAGTCTCTGGGCACACTTCCTGTTGTACCTGCGTTTGCAAACTATGATTTAGACTTACAGCTAACACACTGGCTCACCGAGTTTAGTGCACCTGAAGGCTTTGCAATAGGCACCGACGCTGAGTTGCAAGAGCCAGACGACAACGGCGCTCAAGTCAAGTTAAAACAACATGACCTTTCATCAGACGAAATCAAAACGCACCTAGAAAACGGTAAACGTGTGACTAAACTCGCGTTAGATTGGCGTGAGCGCGTGAAATTCGTTTTACAAAACGATGGCACATTAAAGCGTTTAAGCTATGCAGAAGCACTTAAGGACCAAAATGCGGATATTCCAAAAGAAGATCTAGCCGTTAAACTTGATGCTGACTTTATTTTGGTCTCGGAAGAAATCAAAGAGTTGTTAGAAGATCTAACCAAAGGTCTTGGTGACGACGAAGGCTTAGAGTCTTAA
- a CDS encoding EamA family transporter, translated as MNVKSISLALMVVIIWGLNFSVIKFGLAELPPILFSGLRFLVVAIPAVFFIPFPKTSVWNVLGVGLFLGVLKFSLLFIAMESNASAGIASLLLQAQVIFTILLSVLLLKETMNRFQVVGISIATFGFSLFFINSSGSTTILGAVLILFAALFWSFSNLIMKRLQDVNLLHFIVWVSLVPPLPLFTLSYFIETDAPLTLLLNTPTQSWLSIAYVGYISTLIAFAIWGWLLKNHKAAAVTPFALLIPIVGIVGSALLLNEQLMLMEAIGGGFILCGLTISVTGARLSKVLRKPPAEALS; from the coding sequence GTGAATGTAAAAAGCATTTCATTGGCTTTGATGGTAGTGATAATTTGGGGGCTTAACTTTTCGGTCATTAAATTTGGCCTAGCAGAATTGCCTCCTATTTTATTCTCAGGCTTGCGTTTTTTGGTAGTCGCGATCCCTGCAGTATTCTTCATTCCTTTTCCTAAAACGTCGGTATGGAACGTACTCGGTGTTGGGCTGTTTTTAGGTGTGCTTAAGTTTAGCTTGCTGTTTATTGCGATGGAGTCAAACGCATCAGCCGGCATTGCTTCTTTGTTGCTACAAGCCCAAGTCATTTTCACGATATTGCTAAGTGTTTTGTTGTTAAAGGAAACCATGAATCGCTTTCAAGTGGTGGGGATTAGCATTGCAACGTTTGGCTTTAGTTTGTTTTTTATCAACTCCTCTGGGTCAACGACAATATTGGGCGCGGTGCTCATTCTATTCGCGGCATTATTTTGGTCGTTTTCAAATCTCATTATGAAGCGCCTGCAAGACGTTAATTTACTCCATTTTATTGTTTGGGTAAGCCTAGTGCCACCATTGCCACTTTTTACACTGTCTTATTTTATTGAAACTGACGCTCCATTGACCTTACTACTGAACACCCCAACACAGTCTTGGTTATCCATTGCCTATGTGGGTTATATCTCGACGCTGATTGCATTCGCAATATGGGGTTGGCTACTTAAAAATCACAAGGCCGCAGCAGTGACGCCTTTTGCTTTATTAATCCCTATTGTCGGCATTGTAGGTTCAGCCTTATTACTTAATGAGCAGTTGATGTTAATGGAAGCTATTGGGGGTGGTTTTATTTTATGTGGCTTAACGATTTCAGTTACAGGTGCTCGGTTAAGTAAAGTACTTAGAAAGCCTCCGGCTGAGGCTTTATCCTAA
- a CDS encoding HDOD domain-containing protein: MSTENALLTILTDRINNDTLVLPTLPEIAVRVRQAADDPEINLMQMADVISHDPALAARMIKVANSAFMGRSVKVNTLNQAVTRIGLRQIKNIATAMAMEQLFVSNNKLIKTYMDKAWQKTLKVACQAITTMDFYLRVNKHTSLNKDTITLASLVFNIGVLPILTEAERHPEVFANPSFLAHAIQKLGGKIGGAIMREWEFTDEFVEVAESWANPNYKPEHVCYVDFIRVGAIVEGILQVSDKSAALKLYEEKGVIRAVNIFADEAYLETLEDVKTMFA, translated from the coding sequence ATGTCTACAGAAAATGCTTTGCTCACGATTCTAACTGACAGAATCAATAACGACACCTTGGTATTGCCGACATTACCTGAAATCGCAGTGCGGGTTAGGCAAGCGGCAGATGACCCTGAAATTAACTTGATGCAGATGGCTGACGTAATTTCTCACGACCCGGCCCTTGCAGCACGTATGATCAAAGTTGCCAATAGCGCTTTTATGGGCCGTTCGGTGAAGGTAAACACCTTAAACCAAGCAGTAACTCGTATCGGTCTCAGACAAATCAAGAATATAGCGACTGCAATGGCGATGGAGCAGCTATTTGTTTCTAATAACAAGCTTATCAAGACTTACATGGACAAAGCTTGGCAGAAAACCCTAAAAGTTGCTTGCCAAGCGATAACAACGATGGATTTTTATCTTCGTGTCAACAAGCATACATCGCTTAACAAAGATACAATCACGTTGGCTTCTTTGGTGTTTAATATCGGTGTCTTACCGATTTTGACGGAGGCTGAACGTCACCCTGAAGTGTTTGCCAATCCAAGCTTTTTGGCTCATGCCATCCAGAAATTAGGCGGCAAGATTGGTGGTGCAATAATGCGAGAGTGGGAGTTTACCGATGAATTTGTTGAAGTCGCTGAGTCATGGGCTAACCCAAACTATAAGCCTGAACATGTGTGCTACGTCGATTTTATTCGAGTAGGGGCTATAGTGGAGGGGATTTTACAGGTGTCAGATAAGTCAGCTGCTCTAAAACTCTACGAGGAAAAAGGCGTGATCAGAGCTGTAAATATATTTGCAGATGAAGCTTATCTTGAAACACTAGAAGACGTTAAAACGATGTTTGCTTAA
- a CDS encoding dipeptidyl-peptidase 3 family protein, which yields MKHSMISVAIALATGLTLTGCSEPSTSTEKTSAQADTKQSGYKLVNASQDRLDIYTPVTLETDLSHLNDNQKKMLAILIDASVIMDDLFWQQAFGEDKATFLSKISDEKVRQFADINYGPWDRLNGDQVFLSGFEEKALGAEFYPSDITKDELNNADVKDKTGLYSIIRRDENGKLYSTSYSSAYKAELDKAAELLRQASKLAQDKEFANYLNLRADALVNNSYQASDFAWMDMKNNPIDVVIGPIETYEDQLFGYRAAFESYVLVKDLAWSERLAKFAAFLPELQTGLPVDEKYKQEVPGSDADLNAYDVIYYAGHSNAGSKTIAINLPNDEEVQLQKGTRRLQLKNAMRAKFDKILVPIADQLIVPEQRKHITFDAFFANTMFHEVAHGLGIKNTITGKGTVRQSLQEHASALEEGKADILGLYMVEQLLKKGEITEGTLEDYYITFMAGIFRSVRFGASSAHGKANMIRFNFFKEEGAFSKNTDGLYQVNMEKMGAAMEKLSNLILTLQGDGDYQKVDQLIATHGDIKAELQKDLDKLSKANIPVDVTFKQGKQVLGL from the coding sequence ATGAAACACTCTATGATTTCGGTTGCAATCGCACTTGCAACAGGTCTCACCCTAACTGGCTGCTCTGAGCCATCAACCTCAACTGAGAAAACTAGTGCACAAGCTGATACTAAACAATCAGGCTATAAGCTAGTTAATGCATCTCAAGACCGGCTAGATATTTATACCCCAGTAACACTCGAAACAGACTTAAGTCACTTAAACGATAACCAGAAAAAGATGCTAGCTATACTCATCGACGCTTCGGTTATTATGGATGATTTATTTTGGCAACAAGCGTTCGGCGAAGACAAAGCAACATTCCTAAGCAAAATCTCAGACGAAAAAGTACGCCAATTCGCGGACATTAACTATGGGCCTTGGGATCGTTTAAATGGCGACCAAGTTTTTCTTTCTGGCTTTGAAGAAAAAGCACTGGGCGCGGAGTTTTACCCAAGCGACATCACCAAAGACGAGCTAAATAACGCCGATGTAAAAGATAAAACAGGACTGTATTCTATTATCCGCCGCGATGAAAACGGCAAGCTATACAGCACTTCTTACTCATCCGCATATAAAGCAGAATTGGATAAAGCCGCAGAGCTTTTACGCCAAGCAAGTAAACTGGCACAAGACAAAGAGTTTGCAAACTACTTAAACTTGCGCGCAGATGCATTAGTCAATAATAGCTACCAAGCATCTGATTTCGCTTGGATGGACATGAAGAATAACCCGATTGATGTGGTGATTGGCCCAATTGAAACCTATGAAGACCAGCTATTTGGCTATCGCGCCGCTTTTGAGTCTTACGTTCTGGTTAAAGATTTGGCATGGAGTGAGCGTCTCGCTAAGTTTGCCGCTTTTTTACCTGAGCTACAAACCGGCTTGCCTGTTGATGAAAAATACAAGCAAGAAGTACCAGGCTCTGATGCCGACCTAAACGCATATGACGTCATTTATTATGCAGGCCATTCAAACGCGGGTAGTAAAACCATTGCGATTAACCTGCCAAATGACGAAGAAGTGCAACTCCAAAAAGGTACGCGTCGCCTACAGCTTAAAAACGCCATGCGCGCAAAATTCGATAAGATCTTAGTACCAATTGCTGATCAACTTATCGTCCCTGAGCAACGTAAACACATCACCTTTGATGCTTTCTTTGCTAATACCATGTTCCATGAGGTAGCCCATGGTCTGGGCATTAAAAATACCATTACAGGTAAAGGTACTGTGCGCCAATCACTGCAAGAACACGCCAGTGCGCTTGAAGAAGGCAAAGCAGATATCCTAGGCCTATATATGGTTGAGCAACTACTTAAAAAAGGCGAGATCACCGAAGGTACGCTTGAGGATTACTACATCACCTTTATGGCTGGTATCTTCCGCTCAGTACGTTTTGGCGCATCCAGTGCACATGGTAAAGCGAACATGATCCGCTTTAACTTCTTTAAAGAAGAAGGCGCGTTTTCTAAGAACACGGATGGTTTATATCAAGTGAATATGGAGAAGATGGGCGCAGCGATGGAGAAACTGTCTAACCTTATCCTAACGCTACAAGGTGACGGCGACTATCAAAAAGTAGATCAACTGATCGCCACACACGGCGATATCAAAGCG